One genomic window of Prochlorococcus sp. MIT 0603 includes the following:
- the secY gene encoding preprotein translocase subunit SecY, translating to MLVTRSRNPSASEVVTQLVLNKELRGRVLTTLGMLLFVRLGIYIPVPGIDREAFKEFIQQGGQLIGFLDIFTGGGISTLGVFALGILPFINASIIIQLLTAALPQLEDLQKNEGEAGRRKISQITRYVALGWGLMQSLVFALILRQYAIEGLSEVEFVFQTAIALVTGSMIVMWLSEIITEKGIGQGASLVIFLNIVATLPKALSSTIEKAQTGDRNDVFGIIVLLIVFLITIVGIIFVQEGARRLPIVSAKRQIGGTALLPNRQSYLPLKLNAGGVMPIIFASALIFLPITIANFTKNPFLIRAAGALNPSASNPWPYAITFFALIVGFAYFYASLTINPIDISANLKRGGVAIPGVRPGSATSKYLSGVQNRLTLLGGLFLGSVAIVPAAVERATNVQTFQGLGATSLLILVGVAIDTAKQVQTYVISQRYEGLVRQ from the coding sequence ATGCTTGTTACTAGAAGTAGAAATCCAAGTGCATCCGAAGTAGTAACCCAACTCGTTCTAAATAAGGAACTTAGAGGCAGGGTTTTAACAACCTTGGGTATGCTTCTTTTTGTAAGATTGGGAATCTATATCCCAGTCCCAGGAATAGATAGAGAAGCTTTTAAGGAATTTATTCAGCAGGGAGGTCAGCTGATAGGGTTTCTTGATATTTTTACTGGTGGCGGTATTTCGACTCTCGGTGTTTTTGCTCTTGGCATCTTGCCATTTATTAATGCATCGATAATTATCCAGCTTTTAACTGCTGCTTTACCTCAATTGGAAGATTTGCAAAAAAATGAAGGTGAAGCTGGCCGACGAAAAATATCTCAGATTACTCGCTACGTTGCTCTTGGATGGGGTCTTATGCAAAGCCTGGTTTTTGCATTAATTCTTAGGCAATATGCAATAGAAGGCTTGAGTGAGGTTGAATTCGTTTTTCAAACAGCTATTGCATTGGTCACTGGATCAATGATTGTCATGTGGCTTAGTGAAATTATTACCGAGAAAGGCATTGGTCAAGGTGCTTCTTTGGTTATTTTTTTGAATATTGTTGCTACTCTTCCTAAGGCACTTAGTTCTACTATTGAAAAGGCTCAAACTGGTGATAGAAATGATGTCTTTGGAATTATTGTCCTTTTAATAGTATTTTTAATCACAATTGTTGGGATAATTTTTGTTCAAGAAGGTGCAAGGAGATTACCTATTGTCAGTGCAAAAAGGCAAATAGGTGGCACTGCATTATTACCTAATCGACAAAGCTATCTTCCTTTGAAATTAAATGCAGGTGGTGTTATGCCTATTATTTTTGCTTCTGCATTAATTTTTCTTCCTATAACAATTGCCAATTTTACTAAGAATCCTTTTTTAATTAGAGCTGCTGGAGCATTAAATCCAAGTGCATCAAATCCTTGGCCATATGCAATTACTTTTTTTGCTTTAATTGTTGGCTTTGCATATTTCTATGCTTCATTAACCATTAATCCAATTGATATATCAGCAAATTTAAAGCGAGGAGGTGTTGCTATTCCTGGAGTGAGGCCTGGAAGTGCTACTTCTAAGTATCTTTCAGGTGTTCAAAACAGATTAACTTTATTAGGGGGACTGTTTTTAGGATCAGTTGCTATTGTTCCTGCTGCTGTTGAGAGAGCTACAAATGTCCAAACATTTCAGGGCTTAGGTGCAACATCTTTGTTGATTCTTGTTGGTGTTGCAATAGACACTGCTAAGCAAGTACAAACTTATGTAATTTCACAAAGGTATGAAGGACTTGTTCGTCAATAA